A single window of Paenibacillus sp. SYP-B4298 DNA harbors:
- a CDS encoding DMT family transporter, giving the protein MNRIWMYVIIAGMMEVVWVTGLKHSTSTLEWMGTGLSIFFSFYILIIATKHLPVGTVYAVFAGLGTGGTVVVEMLFFGEPFAWGKVALITILLGGVVGLKLTSSEEAQPSSEQRIGKEGVQ; this is encoded by the coding sequence ATGAATCGAATCTGGATGTATGTGATTATAGCGGGAATGATGGAGGTGGTATGGGTGACCGGGCTCAAGCACTCCACCTCTACGCTGGAGTGGATGGGAACGGGGCTGTCGATCTTCTTCAGCTTCTATATATTAATTATAGCTACGAAGCATTTGCCTGTCGGTACTGTATACGCGGTGTTTGCCGGACTGGGAACGGGGGGAACAGTCGTGGTGGAGATGCTCTTTTTCGGAGAGCCGTTTGCATGGGGGAAGGTGGCGCTCATCACGATCTTGCTAGGTGGCGTCGTTGGATTGAAGCTCACAAGCAGTGAGGAAGCACAGCCGTCCAGTGAACAACGGATTGGCAAGGAGGGAGTGCAATGA